The genomic interval GCCAAGAAACAGGGGCTTCTGCATGGCCATTAGGCTTCTCCTCCTGGCCTTGGGACCCGCCCTAGCCCTGGGCCTGGGGCGGTTCGCCTACGCCCTGGTCCTGCCCCTCATGCAAAGCACCTGGGGACTTTCCTACGCCCAAGCGGGGATCCTGGGAAGCGCCAACACCCTGGGCTACCTAGTGGGGGCCTTTTTCAGCCACCGCCTCCTGGGCTGGGTGGGCTACCGGAACGGGTTTTTCCTGGCCCTCCTCCTGCAGGGCCCCATCCTGGCCCTCACGGGGATGGGAAACCTCCCCCTGGCCTTCAGCCTGCGGTTTCTCCAGGGCTTTCTCGGCGCCTTGGTCTTCGTGGGAGGGGCGGCTCTCCTCATGGCCGTGGGCAGCTCTGGGCGAACCCTGGGGGTCTACTACGGGGGCGTGGGCCTGGGGCTTCTCCTGGCCCCGTGGCTCCTTTGGGGAGCCGCCGAGCCCTTGGGGGCCTGGGCCAGGCTGGGCCTTTATAGCCTCCTCCTGGGCCTGCCCACCCTTCTTTCCTGGCCTATTCTGAAAGAACCCCCACCCCCCGTCCAAGGCGAGGGAAGCCTAGGGCCCATCCTTCCCTTACTTTTGGCCTATGGCCTTTACGGGGCAGGGTACATCGGCTACATGACCTTCGTGGCGGCGGTGGTGGGGGATTCCCTTACCCTCTTCGGCCTCCTGGGCCTGGGAGCCCTCCTGACCGGACCCGTTTGGGGACCCTGGGTGGAGCGGGTAGGGGGGAGAAAGGGGCTTTTCCACGTGCTCTCTGTCCTGTTTCTGGGGAGCCTTCCTCCCCTGGCCCTGCACCTTCCCGCCCTCAGCGCCCTCCTCTTCGGACTTGCCTTCCTGGGGGTGATCACCGCCCTCACCCAGGCCTTCCGCACCCTCCTCCCCCCTTCCGCCTGGCCCCGGGCCATGGGGCTTTCCACGGCAGCCTTCGCCCTGGGCCAGGCGGCGGGGCCTGCCGTGGCCGGGTTCTTCGCGGAGGCGGCGGGGCGAGGGGAGGGGGCCCTTTGGACGGCCAGCGTTCTCCTCTTTCTGGCCCTCCTCCCCACCTGGCCTCGCCCTCAGAAACCGTAGAGGGCCCGGTACTTCCCCTCCAGGTAGGCCAAGAAGGGCCGGGCGCTGGGGGGTGCACCGGTCACCCGCTCCACCAAAGCCTTGGGGCGGAAGCGGCTTCCCTCGGCGTGGATTTTCCTACGGGTCCAGCCCAGAAAGGCATGGAACTCCCCCCGGCGGAACTGGGCCTCGAGGTCCCCAAGCTCCTCCTGGGCCTTTTGGAAGAACTGGGCGGCGTAGAGGTTACCCAGGGTGTAGGTGGGGAAGTAGCCGAAAAGCCCCCCGGACCAGTGCACGTCCTGCATTACCCCGTCCTTGTAGTCCCTAGGGGCCACCCCTAGGTAGGCTCGGTACCGCTCCGTCCAGGCCCCGGGGAGGTCCTCCAGGGCAAGCTCCCCCCGGAAAAGGAGAAGCTCCAACTCCAGGCGCACCAGGATGTGAAGGTTATAGGTGACCTCGTCCGCCTCCACCCGGATGAGGGAGGGCTCCACGGCGTTGATGGCCCGGTGGAAGTCCTCCAGGGCCACGCCCTGGAGGCTTGGGAAGCGCTCCTTTGCCCGGGGGAAAAACCGCTCCCAAAAGCCCAGGGAGCGGCCCACCAGGTTCTCCCAGGTGCGGCTTTGCGACTCGTGAACCCCCAAGGAGACCGCCTCCCCCCTTGGGGTCCCCCAGTGCTCCCTGGGCAGGCCCTGCTCGTAGAGGGCATGGCCCATCTCGTGCAGGGTGCCGAAGATGCCGGCGTTGAAGAAGTCCTCGAAGTAACGGGTGGTGATGCGCACGTCCCCGGGCCCGATGGAGATCTCAAAGGGATGGGCGGTGGGGTCCAGGCGGCCCGCCTCGAGGTCGTAACCACAGGCGGCGAGGAGCTCGAGGGCAAAGGCCTTCTGGGCCTCCTTGGGATAGGGACGGTGCAGGATGCGGGTATCGGGTTTCCGGCTGCTCCCCAGGATCCGGTCCAAAAGCCCCTGGAGCCCCTCCCTCAGCTGGCTGAAAAGGGGCAAAAGCTCCCCGGAGCGCATCCCCGGCTCGAACCCATCCAAAAGGGCGTCGTAAACCTCCCCATAGGGAGGGTCCCCGGGAGCCGGGGGAAGGCCATAGAGGATCTCCGCCTTCTCCTTGGTGAGGGCGAACACCCGGCGCAAGTAGGGCAAGAACCCCTGCCAGTCGTCCCTGGGACGGGCCTCCTCCCAGTAACTCTCCGCCTCGCTTTGGGCCTGGGCCAGCTCCACCGCCAGCCTTTCGGGGATGGCCCGGGTGCGCTCGTAGGCCTGCCGCCACTCCCGGACGTTGACCGCGGCATCGGAAAGGGGATCCTGCACCAGGTGGGAACCCTCCACCGCCGAAAGCCACTCCCCAACCCTGGGATCCGTGGCCCGTTGATAAAGGAGGCGGGCTAGGGCTGCCATCTGCCTCGCCCGGTGCTCGTGCCCCTTCTTGGGGATCATGGTGCGCTGGTCCCAAGCCGCCAGGGCCCCCAGGGAGGCCAGGTAGGCGGTTTCCCTCTGGAACTCCAAAAGCTCCTGATAAGCGGTTTCCGGCGTCACGGAAGCATCATACCCCTCGTGGTGTTAAAGGCCCATGAAACTCTCCTGATCCCAGGCCCCCCAGCCAAATAAAGTCTTTACTTATTCATGACATTGGTATGTTAGGATATTCTTATGAGAACGGCCCTGACCCTCGGAATCGGACTGCTGGCCGTATGGCTTTTCAGCCTTGGTGGGGCCTGGTCCTTGCTGGGGGTGCTCCTCTTCTTCCTTCTGGCCCTTCTTTTTGACGACGCTGACCGCCCCAATGAACCCGAAAACCTCTCCCCCCAAGCCTGATCCCCTTGGCCTCCCCAAGAGGGGTGGCCCCCTTGGGGCAGGGGGCGGTTCATTTGGGGTAGGGGCCCCAAAGCCGTTCATTTGGGGTAGGGGCCCCAAAGCCGTTCATTTGGGGTAGGGGCCCCAAAGAGGAAACCCTCGAGGCTTCCCGGGCAGGTATGGGGCTTGGGCCGCTTGCCGGAAGACCGGGTATTGGGTCTTACAATGCTCCCATGTGGCCCCTTTTTGCCCTGCTCCTTGGCCTGGCGGTGGGCTCCTTCCTGAACGTGGTGATCCACCGCCTGCCCAAAGGGGAGTCCATCGTCTTCCCGCCCTCCCGTTGTCCCGCCTGCGGCCACCGCCTGGCCCCCAAGGACCTGGTTCCCGTGTTCTCCTACCTGGCCCTTAGGGGACGGTGCCGCTACTGCCATAGCCCCATATCCCCCCGCTACCCCCTGGTGGAGGCCCTCACGGGCCTGCTCTTTGCCCTGGTGGCCCTCTTCTACCCTCCCTCGCCCCAGGCCTTCCTCACCTTCGCCTTCCTGGCCTTCCTGGTGGCCCTTTCCTTCATAGACCTGGACACCCTTGAGCTCCCCGATTCCCTCACCTACGGTCTCCTTTTCCTGGGGCTCGCCTCTGCCTACCTCCTTTCCTTCCCCCGCCCCTTTCCCGAGGCCCTGGACGGGGCTTTGATCTCCGCTGGAGTCCTGGGGCTGGTGGCGGGGTACGGGGGGTTTTTCCTAAGGCGCTTCCGCGAGGCCAGGGCAGAGGTACCCGTGGGGCCCCATCAGGTGCACATGGCCGCCCTTTTCGGTGCCCTCTTGGGCGCTGGGGTGGGGATGGCCCTGGCCTCCCTCACCTGGGCCCTTTCGGGGCGCACGGGAAGACCCGTGGTGCTTCCCGACCGGATAACCCTGCCCCTCCTGCCCTTGGCCTGGATCCTGGCCCCCTACCTGGGGGCCGAGCTCCTAAGTACCCTCAAAGGGTCCTTCCTGGCCGCAGGGGGCCTGGCCCTGGCTGGGGGGCTCTATTGGGCCCTCAGGACGGAGCCCCAAGGGGAGGTAGCGGTAAAGGCGGAGGCGGGGGAAACCGATCCCGTGGCCATGGGCTACGGGGATGTGAAGCTTCTGGGAGCCTTGGGAGCCTGGCTTGGGATTTACAGCCTCCTGGCCCTGTTCCTAGGGGTCTTCGCCGGGGCCCTGGTGGGCCTGGCCTTTAGGCAACGGAAAATCCCCTTCGGCCCCTACCTGGCCTTGGGGGGCGTGGTGGCCTTCTTCTTCGGGGAAACCCTGTGGCGGGCGTACATGGCCTGGCTGGGGCTATAGTGGGGGGGATGGCGGTGGACCTCCTTCCCATCCTGGCCCAAAGGCGAAGCGTGCGCCGCTTTAAGCCCGTGCCCATACCTGAGAAAGATCTAGAAAAGCTTCTGTTCGCCCTGCAAAGGGCCCCCACCGACGCCAGCGCCCAGCTTTATAGCGCCATCCGGATCACCGACCCAGGGCTTAGGGAAAGGGTGGCCCAGCTTTCCGGCAACCAGGAGCACATCCGCCAGGCGGCGGAGTTCTTCCTTTTCCTGGCGGACATCCATCGCCTGGAAAGGCTTCTCGCCCACCGGGGGGAGAGGATGGCCTTCTGGCCCAAAACCGCCTTGCACTTCGCCCTCTTGGACGCGGGGCTTGCCGCCAGCTACCTGGCCCTTACCGCCGAGGCCCTGGGCTACGGGGTCTGCTTCGTCGGAGGGGTGCTGAACGGGGTGGAGGAGCTCCTGGACCTCCTGGAGCTTCCCCCTGGGGTTATCCCCGCGGTGGGCCTGGCGGTGGGCATCCCGGACGAGGAAGGCCCCCCCAGGCCCCGGCTTCCGAGGAGGCTGGTGGTGCACGAAAACCGGTACCGGCCCTACAGCCCGGAAGACCTCGAGGCCGGCTTCCAGGCCATGGCCCCCTATAGCCGCGTGGGGGACTGGGGAAGGGTTTTGAGGCGGTACTTCGCCCAAGGGGGAACCATGGAGGAAAGGGAAAAGCCCTACGGCCGGGCCCTGGCCCGTCAGGGCCTGGATCCCGACCTTCCCCCCGGTTCCCCCTTCTACTCCCTGGGCGCCCTGTTGGCGGAGGCCCTGGAAGGGGAAGCCCGGGCCATCCTCTTCCGCAAGGGGGAGGCCTGGCTAGAGCGGGAAACCGAAGCCTTCCGAGGGGAAGGAGGCCCTGGGGAGGCCCTCCTCACCGCCCTAAGGAAGGCCCGGGGGGAGATGGAGGACTGGCCTTAGGCGCGGCCTACTTCCCGGCCTCCTGCGCCACCCGCCGGGCGCCCCGGTAGGCCTTCCGGTAGAAGGGAGCCTCGAGGCTCTCGATCACCACCCGGCTCCCGTAGCTGCTGGCATGGGCGAAGACTCCCCGGCCCAGGTAGAGGCCCACGTGGTCGACATCCTTCCCCCCAAAGCTGAAGAAGACCAGGTCCCCCGGGCGCAAGGCCTCGGCGGGGGGAAGGGCCCGAAACTGTTCCCGGGTGGTCCGGGGAAGGGCTATGCCCAGCTCGGCATACACCTGGGCCACAAAGGCCGAACAGTCCACGGAGGTGGGAGAGTTCGCCCCGTACTTGTAAGGCACCCCCAGGTAGCGGAGGACCACTCTGAGAAGCGGGCTCTCCGGGTCGTAATCCTCGCCCGCCAGGGGAGGCTTCCCCTGGTCGGGGGCATGGCCTCCGCCCGGGGACGAGGGAGGGGGCTCTGGGGAGGCCTTGCCCCTGTCCTCCCCCCTTTGGGCCGGGATCCTCAGGGCCTGGCCCACCTTAAGCTCCGGCGTGGAAAGCCCGTTGAGGCGCATGAGCTCCTCCACCGTGGTGCCGTAGCGGCGCGCCAGGGAGAACAGGGTATCCCCGGGAACCACCAGGTGGATGCGCTCCCCTTCTTGGGGAAGCCTAAGCACCTGCCCCGGCTGGATGAGGAAGGTATCCAGGCCATTGAGGCGCATGAGCTCCTCCACCGTGGTGCCGTAGCGCCGGGCGATGGAGAACAGGGTATCCCCCGGGGCCACGGTGTGGGATAGGGAAGGCCCCTCGAGGGAACCCCCTTGGGGCAGGCCGGAACCCACCTGGGCCAGGCTCCAGGGGAAGAACACCCACAAGACCACCAGGGCCCACCTCCAGAGCATGGCCCCATTCTACAGGAAGGCGCCCCTTGGCCTTTTCCCAGGGGTGTGCTACAATCCCTGAAGGCGGGGGCCGTTAGCTCAACTGGCAGAGCACCGGTCTCCAAAACCGGGGGTTGGAGGTTCGAGTCCTTCACGGCCCGCCATCCCAGCCCAAAGGGCTGGGTGCAAGGCCCCTCGAGGGCCTTTTTTCCATCCTTCCGCCTGCCATGCAGGACTACCAGGTGCTCATCGTGGGGGCGGGCTTTGCGGGAAGCGAGGCCGCCTACCGTTTGGCGGAGGGGGGGGTGCGGGTGGGCCTCCTCACCCAGAGCCTGGACTCGGTGATGATGCCCTTCCTGCCCCCAAAGCCCCCCTTCCCGGAAGGAAGCCTCCTGGCCCGGGCCTACGACCCAGCCGATCCCCGGCTTTGGGCCTTCCACGCCCGGGCCAAATACCTCCTGGAAAACCAGCCCAACCTGCACCTTTTCCAGGCCACCGCCACGGAACTCCTCCTCGAGGGGAAAAGGGTGGTGGGGGTGGGCACGTGGGAAGGCCCCCCGGCCAGGGCCTCCCGCGTGGTGTTGGCGGTGGGGAGCTTTCTTGGGGCCAGGCTCCGCATGGGCGGGGTGGAGGAGGAGGCGGGCCGGCTCTCCGAGGCCAGCTATCCGGACCTCTTCCTCCACCTCCAGGCCCTAGGCTTCCGCTTCCTGAGGCGGGAGGGCGAGGTACCCGAAACCCCGGGAACCCCCGGCTACACCGTCAGCTACCATGCCTTCCATCCGGAGGAATGGGAGGAGGCCACCTTCCGTCTAACCAGGCTCGAGGGGCTTTACGCCGTGGGTCTTTGCGTGCGGGAAGGGGAGTATGCCCTCATGAGCCAAGAAGGCCTGCGCCTGGCGGAGCACCTTCTCCATGAGCTTGGGTAGGGGTTTTTCCCCCGGAACCATCCCCTCCCCATCCCAGGAGGCCACATACACCGCCACCCGGAGCCGGCGGTGGGTGAGGGCGTGGCGCACCTCCCCGGCGAAGCGAGGGTCCACCCCAAAGCCTCGCACCCTCCAAGGAAGCTCCTCCTGGGGAAAGAGGGGCACCCCGTAAAGCCCGGCGAAGCGCCCTTCCAGCCTCGTTAGGTAAACCCCTTCCCTCCCCCAAAGGACCAAGGCCGCCAAGGCTTCCTCCCGCACTTCCCGCTTCCTGCCCCCTGGGTAACGCCCCGGGTCCACCCGTCCCCGGCAAAAGGGGGCGAT from Thermus neutrinimicus carries:
- a CDS encoding carboxypeptidase M32 codes for the protein MTPETAYQELLEFQRETAYLASLGALAAWDQRTMIPKKGHEHRARQMAALARLLYQRATDPRVGEWLSAVEGSHLVQDPLSDAAVNVREWRQAYERTRAIPERLAVELAQAQSEAESYWEEARPRDDWQGFLPYLRRVFALTKEKAEILYGLPPAPGDPPYGEVYDALLDGFEPGMRSGELLPLFSQLREGLQGLLDRILGSSRKPDTRILHRPYPKEAQKAFALELLAACGYDLEAGRLDPTAHPFEISIGPGDVRITTRYFEDFFNAGIFGTLHEMGHALYEQGLPREHWGTPRGEAVSLGVHESQSRTWENLVGRSLGFWERFFPRAKERFPSLQGVALEDFHRAINAVEPSLIRVEADEVTYNLHILVRLELELLLFRGELALEDLPGAWTERYRAYLGVAPRDYKDGVMQDVHWSGGLFGYFPTYTLGNLYAAQFFQKAQEELGDLEAQFRRGEFHAFLGWTRRKIHAEGSRFRPKALVERVTGAPPSARPFLAYLEGKYRALYGF
- a CDS encoding FAD-dependent oxidoreductase, which encodes MQDYQVLIVGAGFAGSEAAYRLAEGGVRVGLLTQSLDSVMMPFLPPKPPFPEGSLLARAYDPADPRLWAFHARAKYLLENQPNLHLFQATATELLLEGKRVVGVGTWEGPPARASRVVLAVGSFLGARLRMGGVEEEAGRLSEASYPDLFLHLQALGFRFLRREGEVPETPGTPGYTVSYHAFHPEEWEEATFRLTRLEGLYAVGLCVREGEYALMSQEGLRLAEHLLHELG
- a CDS encoding C40 family peptidase; translation: MLWRWALVVLWVFFPWSLAQVGSGLPQGGSLEGPSLSHTVAPGDTLFSIARRYGTTVEELMRLNGLDTFLIQPGQVLRLPQEGERIHLVVPGDTLFSLARRYGTTVEELMRLNGLSTPELKVGQALRIPAQRGEDRGKASPEPPPSSPGGGHAPDQGKPPLAGEDYDPESPLLRVVLRYLGVPYKYGANSPTSVDCSAFVAQVYAELGIALPRTTREQFRALPPAEALRPGDLVFFSFGGKDVDHVGLYLGRGVFAHASSYGSRVVIESLEAPFYRKAYRGARRVAQEAGK
- a CDS encoding nitroreductase family protein, with the protein product MAVDLLPILAQRRSVRRFKPVPIPEKDLEKLLFALQRAPTDASAQLYSAIRITDPGLRERVAQLSGNQEHIRQAAEFFLFLADIHRLERLLAHRGERMAFWPKTALHFALLDAGLAASYLALTAEALGYGVCFVGGVLNGVEELLDLLELPPGVIPAVGLAVGIPDEEGPPRPRLPRRLVVHENRYRPYSPEDLEAGFQAMAPYSRVGDWGRVLRRYFAQGGTMEEREKPYGRALARQGLDPDLPPGSPFYSLGALLAEALEGEARAILFRKGEAWLERETEAFRGEGGPGEALLTALRKARGEMEDWP
- a CDS encoding YbfB/YjiJ family MFS transporter, which gives rise to MAIRLLLLALGPALALGLGRFAYALVLPLMQSTWGLSYAQAGILGSANTLGYLVGAFFSHRLLGWVGYRNGFFLALLLQGPILALTGMGNLPLAFSLRFLQGFLGALVFVGGAALLMAVGSSGRTLGVYYGGVGLGLLLAPWLLWGAAEPLGAWARLGLYSLLLGLPTLLSWPILKEPPPPVQGEGSLGPILPLLLAYGLYGAGYIGYMTFVAAVVGDSLTLFGLLGLGALLTGPVWGPWVERVGGRKGLFHVLSVLFLGSLPPLALHLPALSALLFGLAFLGVITALTQAFRTLLPPSAWPRAMGLSTAAFALGQAAGPAVAGFFAEAAGRGEGALWTASVLLFLALLPTWPRPQKP
- a CDS encoding prepilin peptidase, which gives rise to MWPLFALLLGLAVGSFLNVVIHRLPKGESIVFPPSRCPACGHRLAPKDLVPVFSYLALRGRCRYCHSPISPRYPLVEALTGLLFALVALFYPPSPQAFLTFAFLAFLVALSFIDLDTLELPDSLTYGLLFLGLASAYLLSFPRPFPEALDGALISAGVLGLVAGYGGFFLRRFREARAEVPVGPHQVHMAALFGALLGAGVGMALASLTWALSGRTGRPVVLPDRITLPLLPLAWILAPYLGAELLSTLKGSFLAAGGLALAGGLYWALRTEPQGEVAVKAEAGETDPVAMGYGDVKLLGALGAWLGIYSLLALFLGVFAGALVGLAFRQRKIPFGPYLALGGVVAFFFGETLWRAYMAWLGL